A region from the Simiduia sp. 21SJ11W-1 genome encodes:
- a CDS encoding TonB-dependent receptor domain-containing protein, which translates to MIKLNTLAAAVRMAALGAAGLTLLGTQQAVAADGENVNTLEEVVVTGSRISKPDLVTTRPIVSVDSGYIAERGLTNAQDAVTQLPGVFSAASPEIGGNTAAASNGVGQRTINIFGLGSQRTLTLVNGGRMVSSNSAIGGASNPGSQVDVNNIPVSLIERVEVVKVGGAAVYGADAVSGVVNYILKKDFEGVEVTVDNHFIGGDLGSDTSIRGLIGGNFDSDRGNVVIAMEYNKMDNILAKDVDSLANGWTAQTPKGDDRVLDADGNFFAGQRRLYPDPRAGILSFSGLVTPGPTAVTNLGLGAWDDGNFYQFNPDGSGTLVNYDPGVATGNAVWASGGDGLDLGATNTAQEGYERWNITAMANYEFADNLRFNTTIFTNSMEADNPGYQALQYNSGVFGGLGGSLEFDTSYPFLNDQSRDQLETLAGGPTTFYMHKGWVNLGQREVRNESELFSLRFAFEGEFAVADKEWSWEMAYQRGWSSVYSQSTSIHDARFLAAMDVGINPETNAIDCKYNYEDDYGEDLRNGGFGLASDDLTLGAAGTCAPLNPFGDVSAQAFDYVTYNSIGKARNEQEIFSAFLTGDLIELPAGALGFAVGAELRDEQARYSADGTNALNGTADDSINGGYDTTDFYGEIYVPVVSENMDIPLMSSLSFEASYRTMDNSRSGEDDAWAVGLNYRPISDVMIRANVQKTVRAPAVTELFQPRVDISDFASDPCDARFLGNGPNPEVRQANCAAEGIPADFNSIAVNASRRGYSGGNDELVNESSDASNVGIIYTPSWMEGLAVGVDYVEIDIEDAVVEFTLTDIMEACYDGSDYPNNFCGMFTRGSDFQLPTANAFESGYVNAALRSFRAVEYNISYGAGVNDMPLIGNMLGSTDAGFFNADLRFFNLKKDAISNTGFDFSDDTGQYDSPKWRSELRLRHEIGKLTTIVDVSYHGEGDRNVEQTNPLQYIDQHGKPFTEIQSRTLVDLGINYALTDKSRVILLVDNVTDWKPSARESNIGRWTYGTSYTLGFSTKF; encoded by the coding sequence ATGATAAAACTCAACACGCTAGCCGCTGCCGTTCGGATGGCAGCATTAGGTGCAGCCGGATTGACTTTATTGGGGACACAGCAGGCAGTAGCCGCTGACGGAGAGAACGTAAACACACTTGAAGAAGTTGTGGTTACCGGCTCCAGAATCAGTAAACCAGACCTCGTAACAACCCGACCTATCGTTTCGGTAGACTCTGGCTACATCGCAGAGCGCGGCCTGACCAACGCACAAGATGCCGTAACTCAATTACCAGGCGTCTTCTCTGCTGCGAGCCCAGAAATTGGTGGCAACACTGCTGCCGCTTCAAACGGTGTCGGCCAGCGCACGATCAATATTTTTGGCCTAGGCTCACAGCGCACGTTGACCCTCGTGAACGGCGGGCGAATGGTTTCAAGTAACTCCGCTATCGGCGGCGCTAGCAACCCAGGCTCACAGGTTGACGTAAACAATATCCCCGTATCACTCATTGAACGCGTAGAAGTCGTTAAAGTAGGCGGTGCCGCAGTGTATGGTGCCGACGCGGTATCGGGTGTAGTTAACTACATACTTAAAAAGGATTTCGAAGGCGTAGAAGTCACTGTCGATAACCACTTTATCGGTGGCGACCTCGGCAGCGACACCTCTATCAGAGGGCTGATTGGTGGCAACTTCGATTCTGATCGCGGCAATGTCGTAATTGCCATGGAATACAACAAGATGGATAACATCTTGGCCAAAGATGTTGATTCCTTAGCGAATGGCTGGACTGCCCAAACCCCTAAAGGGGACGACCGGGTGCTGGACGCTGACGGAAACTTCTTCGCTGGGCAGCGCCGCCTGTACCCAGATCCACGCGCGGGAATTCTTTCGTTTTCCGGCCTCGTAACACCTGGCCCAACAGCTGTAACCAACCTTGGCCTCGGCGCATGGGATGATGGAAACTTCTATCAATTCAACCCCGACGGTTCAGGCACGCTTGTCAACTATGATCCAGGTGTAGCCACTGGTAATGCTGTTTGGGCTTCCGGCGGCGACGGCCTTGATCTAGGCGCTACCAATACCGCTCAGGAAGGCTACGAGCGCTGGAACATCACTGCGATGGCCAACTATGAATTCGCTGATAATCTGCGGTTCAACACCACAATCTTTACCAACTCCATGGAAGCCGACAACCCTGGATACCAGGCTTTACAGTACAACAGTGGTGTATTTGGTGGTTTGGGCGGGTCTCTGGAGTTCGACACCAGCTACCCTTTCCTGAATGATCAATCACGTGACCAGCTTGAAACATTGGCAGGTGGACCGACCACTTTCTACATGCACAAAGGCTGGGTTAACCTTGGTCAGCGAGAAGTTCGCAATGAAAGCGAATTGTTCAGCCTGCGTTTCGCCTTCGAAGGTGAGTTCGCAGTTGCGGACAAAGAGTGGAGCTGGGAAATGGCTTACCAGCGTGGCTGGAGCTCTGTTTACTCGCAGTCTACCTCGATTCATGACGCACGCTTCCTTGCCGCCATGGACGTAGGCATAAATCCCGAAACAAACGCCATTGACTGTAAGTACAATTATGAAGACGACTATGGCGAAGACCTGCGTAATGGCGGATTTGGTCTTGCTTCTGACGATCTGACCCTAGGGGCTGCTGGCACTTGTGCACCACTCAACCCCTTCGGTGACGTAAGCGCACAGGCATTTGACTACGTAACTTATAACTCTATCGGTAAAGCCCGCAATGAACAGGAGATATTCAGTGCCTTCTTGACCGGAGATCTCATTGAACTGCCAGCAGGTGCACTTGGCTTTGCAGTAGGTGCGGAGTTACGCGATGAACAAGCACGCTACTCGGCGGACGGAACCAACGCTCTGAACGGTACCGCGGATGACTCTATCAATGGCGGCTATGACACTACTGACTTCTACGGCGAGATTTATGTACCCGTAGTTTCAGAAAACATGGACATCCCGCTGATGAGCAGCCTGTCCTTTGAGGCTTCATATCGGACTATGGATAACAGCCGTTCTGGCGAAGATGATGCGTGGGCTGTAGGTTTGAATTATCGTCCCATCTCAGACGTAATGATTCGTGCGAATGTACAGAAAACCGTTCGTGCACCGGCGGTTACTGAACTGTTCCAACCTCGTGTTGATATCAGCGATTTCGCTTCTGACCCATGTGACGCACGATTCCTTGGAAATGGTCCAAATCCAGAAGTTCGTCAAGCTAACTGCGCAGCAGAAGGTATTCCTGCTGACTTCAACAGTATCGCAGTTAATGCGTCACGCCGTGGGTACTCTGGCGGTAACGATGAACTGGTCAACGAGAGTTCAGACGCCTCAAACGTCGGGATTATTTATACCCCTTCGTGGATGGAAGGTTTGGCCGTTGGTGTTGACTATGTTGAAATCGACATCGAAGATGCTGTTGTAGAGTTTACACTGACCGACATTATGGAAGCTTGTTACGATGGTTCCGACTATCCGAACAACTTCTGCGGCATGTTTACTCGTGGCTCAGACTTCCAGCTTCCAACAGCAAACGCCTTTGAATCTGGTTACGTAAACGCCGCACTTCGTAGCTTCCGCGCCGTAGAATACAACATCTCGTATGGCGCGGGCGTAAACGATATGCCACTAATTGGGAATATGTTGGGCAGCACTGACGCTGGATTTTTCAATGCAGACCTGCGCTTCTTCAACCTGAAGAAAGATGCCATCTCAAATACTGGGTTCGATTTCTCTGACGACACAGGCCAATACGATTCACCAAAATGGCGTTCTGAATTACGACTCCGTCATGAAATTGGCAAACTCACCACAATCGTTGATGTTAGCTATCACGGCGAAGGCGATCGAAACGTAGAGCAAACTAACCCTCTGCAGTACATCGACCAGCACGGTAAGCCGTTTACAGAAATCCAAAGCCGCACGTTGGTTGACCTAGGCATAAACTATGCGCTGACAGACAAGTCTCGCGTAATCCTATTAGTCGATAATGTAACCGACTGGAAGCCTAGCGCTCGTGAGTCCAACATTGGACGTTGGACTTACGGCACTTCCTACACTCTGGGCTTCTCTACGAAGTTCTAA
- a CDS encoding peptide MFS transporter — MTTATVSAPGEFLGHPKGLYVCFATELWERFSFYGMKYLLLLYVTKYHLFTDSAGYDVLGAYAGLVYALPLIGGLLADRYLGMRKAVIFGALLLTAGHATMAYEGFQAMKFAAGTTLVEAITLNDGTVIAAGTLLTEDVIIQDVVALKVFFFALALITVGVGFLKPNISTIVGKLYGKDDPRRDSGFTIFYMGINIGSFTATILCGWLGETYGWSYGFGAAGIGMLLGLITFLKFQDTLEGHAEPAEPARLKETFLGPINKEWAIYLGGLLSLSVVWLLIQNEPVVHLAQNSMLIIAVVGIILYSMLYQPDKGQDWVAIAMAALTMVVGLAWAFTGDDTWLGIMLLGLVVFIGYGFKSHNNAEYSRTVVLMVLIVSTIVFWALFEQSAGSMTLYADRVLDRNLGDTEIRASMFGSLNAGFIMLLAIPFAALWVWLAKRGWEPSTPVKFGLGIMQAGLGFGALVLGAEFAYDAGKVAMIWLVLAYLLHTTGELCLSPVGLSAVTKLSIGKVVGVSMGTWFLATALSETVATRIGKMAAIDTGGAESADAVQLLTTYTELYEFLMWTGVGVGIFMIVISPILKKGMRGIH, encoded by the coding sequence ATGACCACTGCCACTGTTTCAGCGCCCGGGGAGTTCCTGGGTCACCCGAAAGGGCTTTATGTATGCTTTGCCACAGAACTGTGGGAACGCTTCTCCTTCTACGGCATGAAGTACCTGTTACTTCTTTATGTCACAAAATACCACCTGTTTACAGACTCAGCCGGTTATGACGTATTGGGTGCTTATGCCGGTTTGGTATATGCCCTACCCCTGATCGGTGGCCTGCTGGCCGACCGCTATCTCGGCATGCGCAAGGCCGTGATCTTTGGGGCGCTGCTGCTTACCGCCGGTCATGCCACTATGGCATACGAAGGCTTTCAGGCCATGAAATTTGCGGCGGGTACTACGCTGGTTGAGGCAATTACACTCAATGACGGCACAGTCATCGCCGCTGGCACCCTGCTCACCGAGGATGTGATCATCCAGGACGTGGTGGCATTGAAGGTATTTTTCTTTGCCCTTGCCCTAATCACCGTGGGGGTAGGCTTTCTAAAGCCCAATATCTCCACCATTGTGGGCAAACTCTATGGCAAAGATGACCCACGCCGCGATTCCGGTTTCACCATCTTTTACATGGGCATTAATATCGGCTCATTCACAGCCACTATTTTGTGTGGCTGGCTGGGTGAAACCTACGGCTGGAGCTACGGCTTCGGCGCCGCGGGTATTGGCATGCTGCTGGGCCTCATCACCTTCCTTAAGTTCCAAGACACCTTAGAAGGCCACGCAGAGCCTGCAGAGCCTGCCCGCCTGAAAGAGACCTTTTTGGGCCCTATCAACAAGGAATGGGCAATTTATTTGGGCGGTTTGTTGTCGCTATCTGTGGTTTGGCTGCTGATTCAGAATGAGCCGGTTGTGCACCTTGCCCAAAACAGCATGCTGATCATTGCGGTGGTGGGCATTATTTTGTACTCCATGCTCTACCAGCCCGACAAAGGGCAAGACTGGGTAGCCATCGCCATGGCCGCGCTGACAATGGTGGTAGGCCTGGCTTGGGCCTTTACCGGCGACGACACCTGGCTTGGCATTATGCTCTTGGGCCTTGTGGTATTTATTGGTTACGGCTTTAAATCCCACAACAACGCTGAGTACAGCCGCACCGTGGTACTGATGGTATTGATTGTTTCTACCATCGTGTTCTGGGCACTTTTCGAGCAATCCGCCGGTAGCATGACGCTCTATGCCGACCGGGTGCTAGATCGCAACCTGGGCGATACCGAAATCCGCGCCTCTATGTTCGGCTCATTGAATGCAGGCTTCATTATGCTGCTGGCCATTCCGTTTGCGGCCCTGTGGGTATGGCTGGCGAAGCGTGGCTGGGAGCCTTCCACCCCCGTGAAATTCGGCCTTGGCATTATGCAGGCGGGCCTGGGTTTCGGCGCGTTAGTATTGGGTGCCGAGTTTGCCTATGACGCAGGCAAGGTGGCTATGATCTGGCTGGTACTGGCCTATTTGCTGCACACCACTGGCGAGCTGTGTTTGTCGCCCGTTGGGCTTTCTGCGGTAACCAAGCTTTCAATTGGCAAGGTTGTAGGCGTATCTATGGGCACCTGGTTCTTGGCTACCGCGCTATCTGAAACCGTTGCCACCCGCATCGGCAAGATGGCCGCTATCGACACAGGTGGCGCTGAATCAGCGGATGCCGTACAGCTACTCACTACCTATACAGAGCTCTACGAGTTCCTGATGTGGACAGGCGTAGGCGTTGGCATATTTATGATTGTCATCTCCCCAATTCTGAAGAAGGGAATGCGCGGTATTCACTGA
- a CDS encoding lipopolysaccharide assembly protein LapB, giving the protein MQFSVTNIVNWPSKKEVRVQLSTPYLSSDFNMLTQKLFIYCFILLLMGCQHSNLANFSPRLERHTLLEVQPILAHYNIARPQFYSLELKDPFEISDEMRRFAQNHAPKDSSVRSRTIALTKALLLDAGGGPLRYQSQYTYTAKESFESREANCLSFSILYAKLAQLQGLKVDFNEVDVPPAWDELRDGSWVSYKHVNVIVEQPFERDVFVDINLDAFSTSYPQKIVADRVVKALFYGNVGVEAMREKHMLKSARYLVEAIKLAPEEAHLWVNLGALYSKHQFFDYAEASYLHALKIDSAEMSAASNLARLLRSEGREHATFFENMVSSYINRNPYYNFYMAKRAFDLARYDESMNLVNRAIKEVKEAKFFHLRAKIHVKIGDGELAKIDIINAEKYATLSDRDIYQKKLEKISKIYKDSM; this is encoded by the coding sequence ATGCAGTTTAGTGTGACGAATATCGTCAATTGGCCCTCAAAAAAAGAGGTGCGAGTGCAATTATCGACTCCGTATTTAAGCTCGGATTTCAACATGCTTACTCAGAAGTTATTTATCTATTGTTTTATCCTTTTGCTCATGGGGTGCCAGCATAGTAATTTGGCAAATTTCAGTCCTCGGTTAGAAAGACATACACTGCTTGAGGTTCAGCCAATTTTAGCTCATTACAATATTGCCAGGCCTCAATTCTATAGCTTGGAACTCAAGGATCCATTTGAAATAAGTGACGAGATGCGGCGCTTTGCGCAAAATCATGCGCCTAAAGATTCTTCCGTTCGCAGTCGCACTATCGCGTTAACTAAGGCCCTATTACTAGATGCTGGTGGCGGCCCGCTTCGCTACCAGTCTCAGTATACCTACACAGCGAAAGAGTCCTTTGAGAGTAGGGAAGCCAATTGCCTCAGCTTTTCCATACTCTACGCGAAACTGGCCCAGTTACAGGGGTTGAAGGTGGATTTTAATGAAGTCGACGTTCCGCCTGCGTGGGATGAGTTACGGGATGGGAGCTGGGTTAGCTATAAACATGTTAATGTTATTGTAGAGCAGCCCTTTGAGCGGGATGTATTTGTTGACATCAATCTTGATGCGTTTTCTACAAGCTACCCTCAAAAGATAGTTGCTGATAGAGTGGTAAAGGCGCTTTTTTATGGAAATGTCGGCGTTGAAGCGATGCGAGAAAAGCATATGCTGAAATCCGCGAGATATCTCGTGGAGGCGATAAAACTCGCGCCAGAGGAAGCACATTTATGGGTAAATTTAGGGGCTTTATATAGTAAGCACCAGTTCTTTGACTATGCCGAGGCTTCTTACTTGCATGCGCTAAAGATTGATAGTGCTGAAATGTCGGCGGCTAGCAATTTGGCTAGGTTACTAAGATCGGAAGGACGTGAGCATGCTACTTTTTTTGAAAACATGGTTAGCTCTTACATTAACAGAAACCCATACTACAATTTTTATATGGCTAAGAGAGCCTTTGATTTGGCTAGATATGATGAGTCAATGAATTTGGTAAATCGTGCAATAAAAGAAGTAAAGGAAGCCAAGTTTTTTCATCTTAGAGCTAAAATACATGTAAAGATTGGAGATGGTGAGTTGGCTAAAATCGATATAATCAATGCTGAAAAATATGCCACTCTGAGCGATAGAGATATTTATCAAAAGAAACTAGAAAAAATATCGAAGATTTATAAAGACTCTATGTGA
- a CDS encoding sulfotransferase gives MLESVNLNYEEYSSIVERKDLDELSSWVKRLTEEGFSYRDVSALYLDACLLLMDSKYMHQYLVSMVGKDKTQSKLFCLWYANRLLEYGRSEFVGRFFSACEKLFNDCAVMEFNCAYYAHQASRWVDAIKLYESALSNGYDSPEQVYTNIGNCFRELRRPAEAEDAYTAAIRCNSSWWPAYYNLALTYEEMGRKKQAYDLFLQIPDDCELYCLAIVRVSYMADSDSECKKCLYKIDGLLVNGSVSKFDEGSLLYARAWLNDKLKNFSSALLSLQGAQEKSRSYSETSDSVNSVGRYSKFSRFCRESEVLKKVEVVSEQDILFVCGMYRSGTTLLSQILSQSNQVFSAGELGLVSSVDFDVDEMSAGVATLNAWVHRYHCRVNQLYGGDRKFLDKQPNSIDLAPILARAFPNSKFLYCFRNPLDVCLSIVFQQFDDAIWYARSIESINAYMNIHFKNVVESKKLIGSNRFKVVRYEDVVGNFEASVRSVCSFASIDYSQKMSEFYKSSVLASTASVWQVRRPLHKESVGRWKNYESLFSPSMLSRWEDFDLGGLESEH, from the coding sequence GTGTTGGAAAGTGTAAATCTGAATTATGAAGAATATAGCTCGATTGTTGAAAGGAAAGATTTAGATGAGCTAAGTTCTTGGGTTAAGCGGCTTACTGAAGAAGGGTTCTCATATAGAGATGTAAGTGCGTTGTATCTTGATGCATGTCTTTTGTTGATGGATTCAAAGTATATGCATCAATATTTAGTTTCAATGGTTGGGAAAGATAAAACTCAGAGCAAATTATTTTGCTTATGGTATGCCAATCGATTGCTTGAATATGGTAGGAGTGAGTTTGTTGGGCGCTTTTTTTCAGCCTGTGAAAAGCTTTTCAACGATTGTGCAGTTATGGAATTCAATTGCGCATATTATGCTCATCAGGCAAGTAGATGGGTGGATGCAATCAAACTGTATGAGTCAGCGTTAAGCAACGGTTACGATAGTCCGGAGCAGGTGTATACTAATATTGGCAATTGTTTCAGAGAGTTAAGGCGTCCCGCGGAGGCAGAGGATGCTTACACGGCAGCGATTAGGTGTAATTCTTCTTGGTGGCCTGCGTATTATAATTTAGCGCTCACGTATGAAGAAATGGGCAGAAAGAAGCAGGCTTACGATTTGTTTTTACAAATTCCAGACGATTGTGAACTTTATTGCCTTGCTATTGTTAGAGTTTCTTACATGGCTGACTCTGATTCTGAATGTAAAAAGTGCTTGTATAAAATCGATGGTTTGTTGGTTAATGGAAGTGTTAGCAAGTTCGATGAGGGCAGTCTTTTATATGCTAGGGCTTGGTTAAACGACAAGTTGAAAAATTTTTCCAGTGCTTTGCTATCTTTGCAGGGCGCTCAGGAAAAGAGTCGAAGTTATTCTGAAACGTCGGACTCTGTTAATAGTGTTGGCAGGTATTCGAAATTTTCAAGATTTTGTCGTGAAAGTGAAGTTTTAAAGAAGGTGGAAGTGGTTAGTGAGCAAGATATCTTGTTTGTTTGCGGTATGTACCGATCTGGTACTACTTTGCTTTCTCAAATTTTGTCCCAAAGTAATCAGGTCTTCTCAGCGGGTGAGTTAGGTTTGGTTAGTAGTGTTGATTTTGATGTTGACGAAATGTCCGCTGGCGTCGCTACGTTAAACGCCTGGGTTCATCGCTATCACTGTAGAGTAAATCAATTATATGGTGGTGATCGAAAATTTTTGGATAAGCAGCCTAATAGCATAGACTTGGCCCCTATATTGGCCCGTGCTTTTCCAAATTCGAAATTCCTCTATTGCTTTAGGAATCCGTTGGATGTGTGTCTGTCAATTGTTTTTCAGCAGTTTGATGACGCTATTTGGTATGCGCGTAGTATTGAGTCGATAAATGCATATATGAATATTCACTTTAAAAATGTTGTAGAGTCGAAAAAATTGATTGGATCGAACAGGTTTAAGGTAGTGAGGTACGAAGATGTTGTAGGAAACTTTGAGGCTTCAGTGCGGAGTGTATGTAGTTTCGCTTCAATCGATTATAGTCAAAAGATGTCAGAGTTCTATAAGTCTAGCGTGTTGGCATCTACGGCGAGTGTTTGGCAAGTTAGGCGGCCGTTACACAAAGAATCCGTTGGAAGGTGGAAGAACTATGAAAGCCTTTTCTCTCCAAGCATGTTGAGTAGGTGGGAAGATTTTGATCTGGGTGGTTTAGAAAGTGAGCACTGA
- a CDS encoding aspartyl/asparaginyl beta-hydroxylase domain-containing protein — protein MSTDRMLNALRQGDVKGAASIADEVGEISSVDGELNRAMIYRAAGEMLKALRSLDNALALNPYSFTALLSKGYVLECLGKNKDSAEVYTNALMVAPPIDTLPKGMQEAIKSAEQLVARVKQEKYEYIKSQLDDDLGSLSGLERKRMRECMELYTGRKKSYRSEPVDLLVPGLPAIQFFERKYFPWLEGLESCTDVFLNELQSLVVGGKAGFNPYINYAKGTPVNQWKELDGSRKWSTYYLWRDGDVQERASNECPKSTQILSDIPMAHQLGLAPNAVFSALAPETKIPPHNGSTNARLLVHLPLIVPESCGFRVGNEVRKWEVGSAWVFDDTIEHEAWNDSSLDRYILIFDVWNPLLSVEEVEFVSKLMKSSDSWRVL, from the coding sequence GTGAGCACTGATAGAATGTTGAATGCGCTTCGCCAGGGAGATGTAAAGGGAGCGGCTTCTATTGCAGATGAGGTTGGTGAGATTTCCTCAGTGGATGGAGAGTTAAATCGAGCAATGATTTACCGTGCCGCTGGAGAGATGCTCAAGGCGCTAAGATCGCTCGATAATGCATTAGCTTTGAATCCATACAGTTTTACTGCCTTGCTCTCTAAAGGGTATGTGCTTGAGTGCTTAGGTAAGAATAAAGACTCTGCAGAAGTCTATACCAATGCATTAATGGTCGCTCCGCCAATAGATACATTACCAAAGGGTATGCAGGAGGCCATCAAAAGCGCCGAACAGCTTGTGGCGCGTGTCAAGCAGGAAAAATATGAGTATATTAAAAGTCAGCTAGATGATGATCTGGGTTCTCTATCTGGGCTTGAGCGAAAACGTATGCGTGAGTGTATGGAGCTCTATACCGGTCGGAAGAAGAGCTATCGTTCAGAGCCCGTTGATTTGCTGGTTCCCGGGCTTCCGGCCATCCAGTTCTTTGAGCGTAAGTATTTCCCTTGGCTTGAGGGGCTTGAGTCATGCACAGATGTCTTTCTTAATGAGTTGCAGTCATTGGTGGTTGGCGGTAAGGCCGGTTTTAATCCCTACATCAATTATGCAAAGGGTACGCCTGTAAATCAGTGGAAAGAGCTGGATGGTTCAAGAAAATGGTCTACATATTATTTGTGGCGAGATGGCGACGTTCAGGAGCGCGCTTCGAATGAGTGCCCAAAGAGCACTCAAATTTTGTCTGATATACCTATGGCACATCAACTTGGTCTTGCTCCAAACGCGGTATTTTCAGCCTTGGCGCCTGAGACAAAAATTCCACCGCATAATGGATCTACTAATGCAAGGCTCTTGGTTCATTTACCTTTGATAGTGCCGGAGTCTTGCGGTTTTAGAGTTGGAAATGAGGTGCGTAAATGGGAAGTAGGATCTGCATGGGTTTTTGATGATACTATTGAGCACGAAGCTTGGAACGATTCATCACTTGACCGATATATTTTGATTTTTGATGTTTGGAATCCTTTACTTTCGGTTGAAGAGGTTGAGTTTGTTAGTAAGCTTATGAAGAGCTCTGATTCGTGGAGGGTTCTTTAG
- a CDS encoding sulfotransferase — translation MKENYDIDKLINIGRHNLAKGDLSGAQRISKALEKSQPSNSRATLFISDTAYLAGDFDSSLSHLSSLPTDLQNSIQIKIKKAKLLYLTRNYTQAKLLLKDIQPKLIGGNIHLLIFIDTLIDCGLIKEAHKATTWAISNLPRNEKALFQHALTCFYLNKQMDGRETCRRILEIDPIHAGAIKLRSMIENQTPLENNIEDLNRSLSMTDKPDILSTIYFSLGKEHECINDYEAAWENYAKANRIKRDTLKYDINHELDVMQKLVYNFKSDQSQRKGFENTGEKPIFIVGLPRTGTTLIEHAILQNFQAESIGEFTDFPIELQNQFQRPEPINFLTLGKSYLNHARAFAKGNQTTIDKLPYNFLYCGYILMSIPDAKIIHVNRNPLDAAYAIFKTDFNRSYFFSYNIDELGRYMLAYLDIMRTWKENFPDDIITINYEDYVSNPEKNLAKIKNFCQLEENQSITESVAPSKTASAVQIRQKPHKRSINSWKRAAPDFLKKMSEYFPS, via the coding sequence ATGAAAGAAAATTACGATATAGATAAATTAATAAACATTGGCCGCCACAATCTTGCAAAAGGTGACCTAAGTGGCGCCCAACGCATTTCTAAAGCATTAGAAAAATCGCAACCATCGAACTCCAGAGCCACTTTGTTCATTTCCGATACCGCCTATCTGGCAGGGGACTTTGACTCTTCACTCAGCCACCTATCATCACTACCCACTGACCTACAAAATTCGATTCAGATAAAAATAAAAAAAGCTAAACTGCTGTATTTAACTAGAAATTATACCCAAGCAAAATTACTGCTAAAAGACATACAACCAAAGCTTATAGGTGGAAACATACATCTATTAATTTTTATTGACACATTAATAGATTGTGGACTCATCAAAGAAGCCCATAAGGCGACAACTTGGGCGATAAGCAATCTACCTAGAAATGAAAAAGCGCTATTTCAACATGCATTAACATGCTTTTACCTGAACAAACAGATGGACGGAAGAGAGACATGCAGACGGATTTTAGAAATAGATCCAATCCATGCTGGAGCCATAAAATTACGCAGCATGATTGAAAATCAAACCCCCTTAGAAAATAACATTGAAGACCTCAATAGAAGTCTGTCAATGACCGATAAGCCGGACATACTGTCTACAATTTACTTTTCGCTCGGCAAAGAGCACGAATGCATAAATGATTACGAAGCTGCATGGGAAAACTATGCAAAGGCCAACAGAATTAAAAGAGACACGCTGAAATACGATATCAATCACGAACTGGATGTCATGCAAAAACTTGTCTACAATTTTAAGTCTGATCAATCCCAGAGAAAGGGGTTTGAGAACACCGGAGAAAAGCCCATATTCATTGTAGGCCTTCCTAGAACCGGCACAACCTTGATCGAACATGCGATCCTTCAAAACTTTCAAGCTGAGTCCATCGGAGAATTTACAGACTTCCCCATCGAACTACAAAATCAATTCCAAAGGCCGGAGCCAATTAATTTCCTAACACTAGGAAAGAGCTACCTAAATCATGCACGCGCCTTCGCCAAAGGAAACCAAACCACCATCGACAAACTACCTTACAACTTTTTATATTGCGGCTATATACTTATGTCTATACCAGACGCAAAAATCATTCACGTCAATAGAAACCCGCTTGACGCCGCCTATGCAATTTTTAAAACCGATTTTAATAGAAGTTATTTTTTCTCTTATAACATTGACGAGCTTGGTAGATACATGCTCGCCTATCTTGACATCATGAGGACTTGGAAAGAAAATTTTCCTGACGATATTATTACAATTAACTATGAGGACTATGTGTCCAACCCAGAAAAAAACCTAGCCAAAATAAAAAATTTTTGTCAACTCGAAGAAAACCAAAGTATCACCGAATCAGTAGCACCTTCGAAAACAGCAAGCGCCGTACAAATACGCCAAAAACCACACAAACGATCAATAAACTCATGGAAAAGGGCTGCGCCTGACTTTTTGAAAAAGATGTCTGAATATTTTCCATCATGA